The DNA segment CACAGCATATGAACACATCAAGATTTCAGCATTCGCTGAATGTCTCCTACTATACATTTCTGATTGCACGCAGATTCCATCTGGATTCCTGCAGTGCGGCAAGAGCCGGTCTGCTGCATGATCTTTATCACTATGACTGGCGTAACCTGGATAAGGAGGATCGCCCGATTGAAGGCAGGCACTGTGCGGTTCATCCGCAAATTGCCCTGGAGAATGCCCGCAAGGCTACCTCTGTCAATGCCATTATCGAGGATGCCATCGTTCATCATATGTGGCCGATGACGCTGCGTTGTCCAAAAACGAAAGAGGGCTGGATTTTACAGGCCGTTGATAAATACTGTGCTATCAGTGAAATTCTGCTGCAGGGTGGAAGAAGGGTGCGGTATTCCAGACTTGCAATTTCATTAGCTGCTATTTTATCGTTCAGTATCCGCTAGTATAAACAGGGATTCCATGAGGAATCCCTGTCTTTTTATTCCAGCAGGTTCATATCCTGCAATTTTTGTTCCATGAAGCTGCGAAAGGCAAATTCCTCTTCCTCCTGCAGACCGACATGATAAATGCGGTCGATATCCTCTCCCTGAAACATATACAGCTCTGACGCATTCAGTACTCCTTCCGGATACAAAACAGCCGCATACTCATACAAGGTATTGGTGTATTGATCCTCCTGGATACGTCCGATAATCATTAGTTTTTTACGCCCCTTCTGCAGGGTGACAACACTGCCTATGGGCAGAATATTTCGTAATGCTTCCTTTTTCATATGTTATACCTTCCTATCAATAATTGATTTTAACCTTAAAACCCAGACCTGCCAGCAGGGATGCCTTACCGCCAAATTCCACTTCCCCTGTTTTACTGGAAAACTCTGCTCCGATGCCTGCTGCCCCCAGCTCACCGGTACCGGTCAGTGTGACATCCACGCCAAACAGAGACAGCTTGCCCTTTACCTTTCCCTGCACTGCCGCAACACCGACTTCCCCCTTTAGCGTGACCTCATCCTTGGAAATAACAGCTTTTGCCTCTCCCTTTGCAACACCGACCCCCACGGATGCCTCTACATCCCCGCTAATAAAGGAGGTGCCGACATGCAGTCCCGCCTTGAGCTGCGCAGCAACAGCTTCTGCCTCGATTGAAAATTCAAGCCTGGGATTCCATGCTTTATCCTCATACAATACAGTCTTCACATCCCCCGATATGTGAGCACTGCCTACAGCGAGGGAACCATTAAGCTGTGCATATTTACTGTCATACCCAACCTGGTAGCGAACAGCATCAAAGCCGGCGAAGATACCGGCACAGATACCGTTTTTTGCATAATCAATCAGGGTTCTGCCGTTTCCAAAGGTGGTATGCGTGCGATGGGACAGCTTTCCGATATCCGCTTTTGTATACCAGTGGTTTTGCCATTCACTGTCACTGGATGGAGCGATACTGCGCAGCTGGGCTGCCTGCTTCAGTAAGGACTGCTCTGCATGCTCATACTGCCTGATGGAATCATGATAAAAAGCCTGCAGCTGATAAAGCTGCTGTTGAAGCTGCTGCTGTAAGCTTTGCAGACGAAGAATCTCGGGAGTCTTTCCCAGTACTGTCTGCAGCCGGGATAAGGGCGTAATCAGCCTGCTGCTCTGCTTCCATGACGCTGTGCTGCTTTGCTGGAGCTGCTGCAGCTTTCCAGTATGTATGTTTATCATACGGAATGACCCTTATATCAGATCATCCGCAGCCGTTCACATAGTACAATCTGCTCCTGTATATTGTTCAGGACATTACGGTACTGTCGCTGAATATAGGGAAGCTCTGCCGCTTGAGCTGCAGCTGCAAGCATGACATTTTGCTGCTTCAGCTGTGCTTTAAGGGAATATAGCTGCTGCTGATAGCTGCCTGCCGTGGTCTGGATGAATGCTTTAGAAGCCTTCGGCACTGGCATTCAGCTGTGCCTCCATGCTTTGATAGGTAGATACCGTCTGATCAAGGAATTTTGCATAGGATTCGACAATCGACCGATAATTGTCAAAAACCGGCAGCATTCCATGAAAGCGGGATCGTATCTTTTCCGAAGCCGGAGACTGCCAGTAAGCAGCTAGCTGATTCATAGATGTACTGATCTCCTGAAGACAGGCATTCAGCTGTTGATTTTGTGTACGTATACTGGCCGCGGTCTGTGTGACCTGTGCCAGAGTGATTTGCAACTGATCCATACGATACCTCCTAGTTTACCAGACGGCGGGCCATCTGTGCGCGCTCATCCTGTGTCTGACGATAGGTCTTTGCACTCAGCTTTAAAAAGGCTGCGTATTCACGCATGAGTGCAGCCATTTGCTGAAAGTCTTTTTCAAAGCCCTGAATCTGTGATACAAAGGCCTGATTATCCTTTCCCTGCCAGCCGCTGCCCATCGCTGCCACCTCCTGAAAGAGACGGCGATAATTTTTCTCATACGACAGCGTCTGCTGATCAATCTGTCCTGCGGCAGTATCCAGTCTAGCCGGATCCACCTGTATTTTAATACTCATATACCCTCCTTCTGCGCCATGCGCTTGTAAGCAGTTGAAGCAAAATGCTTTTCATCCTGCTATAAAAGAACGATGCGTTCCCCGTTGCGGATGCCTGCTTCCTGTACTGTTAATTGAAAATCCGGCAGGATGTCCTGCAGCTCCAGATACCAGCAGCAGCCCGCAAGACTGTTTTCCTTTAGACCCCAGGTCTGTTCCAGCAGCTGTGCAACATAGATATGCAGGGAGCGCAGCTGTGCCTGAACAGGAAGCAGTATCTCCAGGTATTTCCCTGCCGCTGGTACATACACCTCCACCAGTACTCTTTCATCCATTTTCTTCGACCTCCCATAATTGAAGTATTGTGCATGCATCCTCCTCCCAGTAATAAGCCTCATTGCTTTTCAGAATGCGATCCAGCGGGGCATTCTTTTTCAATGCATA comes from the Erysipelotrichaceae bacterium 66202529 genome and includes:
- a CDS encoding HD domain-containing protein; amino-acid sequence: MQKAIFSRIDLNNADNDLAEEYLGCISDLLHLDGVQDLKAFTQHMNTSRFQHSLNVSYYTFLIARRFHLDSCSAARAGLLHDLYHYDWRNLDKEDRPIEGRHCAVHPQIALENARKATSVNAIIEDAIVHHMWPMTLRCPKTKEGWILQAVDKYCAISEILLQGGRRVRYSRLAISLAAILSFSIR
- a CDS encoding DUF4176 domain-containing protein, which translates into the protein MKKEALRNILPIGSVVTLQKGRKKLMIIGRIQEDQYTNTLYEYAAVLYPEGVLNASELYMFQGEDIDRIYHVGLQEEEEFAFRSFMEQKLQDMNLLE
- a CDS encoding WXG100 family type VII secretion target, which encodes MSIKIQVDPARLDTAAGQIDQQTLSYEKNYRRLFQEVAAMGSGWQGKDNQAFVSQIQGFEKDFQQMAALMREYAAFLKLSAKTYRQTQDERAQMARRLVN
- a CDS encoding amino acid transporter, with the translated sequence MINIHTGKLQQLQQSSTASWKQSSRLITPLSRLQTVLGKTPEILRLQSLQQQLQQQLYQLQAFYHDSIRQYEHAEQSLLKQAAQLRSIAPSSDSEWQNHWYTKADIGKLSHRTHTTFGNGRTLIDYAKNGICAGIFAGFDAVRYQVGYDSKYAQLNGSLAVGSAHISGDVKTVLYEDKAWNPRLEFSIEAEAVAAQLKAGLHVGTSFISGDVEASVGVGVAKGEAKAVISKDEVTLKGEVGVAAVQGKVKGKLSLFGVDVTLTGTGELGAAGIGAEFSSKTGEVEFGGKASLLAGLGFKVKINY
- a CDS encoding type VII secretion protein translates to MDQLQITLAQVTQTAASIRTQNQQLNACLQEISTSMNQLAAYWQSPASEKIRSRFHGMLPVFDNYRSIVESYAKFLDQTVSTYQSMEAQLNASAEGF